One Chryseobacterium indoltheticum DNA segment encodes these proteins:
- the secE gene encoding preprotein translocase subunit SecE, giving the protein MSSFVNFLKGSYNEFRHKVEWPKWSDLQSSTIVVTVATVILALFTFGVDELFSKSISNILGILINSFN; this is encoded by the coding sequence ATGAGTTCATTTGTCAATTTTTTAAAAGGTTCTTATAACGAATTCAGACATAAAGTTGAATGGCCAAAATGGTCAGACTTACAGTCTTCTACAATTGTAGTTACTGTTGCTACTGTCATTTTAGCATTATTTACTTTTGGTGTTGATGAGTTGTTTTCAAAATCAATCAGCAACATCTTAGGAATACTAATTAACAGCTTCAACTAA
- the tuf gene encoding elongation factor Tu has product MAKETFNRNKPHLNIGTIGHVDHGKTTLTAAISAVLASKGLAEKKDFSAIDSAPEEKERGITINTAHIEYETEKRHYAHVDCPGHADYVKNMVTGAAQMDGAIVVCAATDGPMPQTREHILLCRQVNVPRIVVFMNKVDMVDDAELLELVEMELRDLLSTYDFDGDNSPVIQGSALGALTAATAATPDSEDKWFKSVEELMDAVDNWIEQPPRDTDKPFLMPIEDVFSIAGRGTVATGRIEAGIINTGDPVDIIGMGEEKLTSTITGVEMFRKILDRGEAGDNVGLLLRGIEKTDIKRGMVIAKKDSVKPHKKFKASVYILSKEEGGRHTPFHNKYRPQFYVRTTDVTGEIFLPEGVEMVMPGDNLEITVELLQPIALNVGLRFAIREGGRTVGSGQVTEILD; this is encoded by the coding sequence ATGGCAAAGGAAACGTTTAATCGTAACAAACCACACTTGAACATTGGTACTATTGGTCACGTTGACCATGGTAAAACTACACTTACTGCAGCTATTTCAGCTGTATTAGCGAGCAAAGGTCTTGCTGAGAAAAAAGATTTCTCTGCTATTGACTCTGCTCCAGAAGAAAAAGAAAGAGGGATTACTATCAATACTGCTCACATCGAGTACGAAACTGAAAAAAGACATTATGCTCACGTTGACTGTCCAGGTCACGCGGATTATGTGAAGAACATGGTAACGGGTGCTGCTCAGATGGATGGAGCTATCGTAGTATGTGCTGCAACTGACGGTCCTATGCCTCAGACTAGAGAGCACATCTTGCTTTGTCGTCAGGTAAACGTACCTAGAATTGTTGTTTTCATGAACAAAGTTGACATGGTAGACGATGCTGAATTATTAGAGCTAGTTGAAATGGAACTTAGAGACTTATTGTCTACTTATGATTTCGACGGAGATAACTCTCCAGTAATTCAAGGTTCTGCATTAGGAGCTCTTACTGCTGCTACTGCTGCTACTCCTGATAGCGAAGACAAATGGTTCAAATCTGTTGAAGAATTGATGGATGCAGTTGATAACTGGATCGAGCAACCACCAAGAGATACTGATAAGCCATTCTTGATGCCAATCGAAGATGTATTCTCTATTGCTGGTAGAGGTACTGTAGCAACTGGTAGAATCGAAGCTGGTATTATCAATACAGGAGATCCTGTAGATATCATCGGTATGGGTGAAGAAAAATTAACTTCTACTATTACAGGAGTTGAGATGTTCAGAAAAATCCTTGACAGAGGTGAAGCTGGAGATAACGTAGGTCTATTGTTGAGAGGTATTGAAAAAACTGACATCAAGAGAGGTATGGTAATCGCTAAGAAAGATTCTGTTAAGCCACACAAAAAATTCAAAGCATCTGTTTATATCCTTTCTAAGGAAGAAGGTGGACGTCACACTCCATTCCACAACAAGTACCGTCCTCAGTTCTACGTAAGAACTACTGACGTTACAGGTGAGATCTTCTTACCAGAAGGAGTAGAAATGGTAATGCCTGGTGATAACTTAGAGATCACTGTAGAATTGTTACAGCCAATCGCTCTTAACGTAGGTCTTAGATTTGCGATCAGAGAAGGAGGTAGAACAGTTGGTTCAGGTCAGGTTACTGAAATCTTAGACTAA
- a CDS encoding DUF4394 domain-containing protein, translating to MKKLFYFCMATFAFVTVISCDDDENMMTMPEEPVTALPNAMVYGLTENNQLVSFNTNNSSNFASTKSIMGIPSGEKLMSIDFRPATGELYAVSNASKFYIINTSTASSRVVSTTSFLPVISGTVASIDFNPTVDRIRLVTNTGQNLRLHPETGAIAAVDTNIATTSSIMGVAYTNSVSGAASTILYDLDATSGKLFKQDPPNNGTLVEVGSLGITFTGQAAFDINPDNTLAVMAATTGTQNVLYTVNLANGKATNIGNLSQKVIDLAIPTNPVAYAVDNSNALQIFNPNNPQPVTKAITGLQSGENILGIDFRPLNGQLYALGSSSRIYTINLGNGAATVVGTQLPTLLSGTEFGFDFNPTVDKIRVVSNTGQNLRLDPVTGGITATDGIINPGTPTLGAAAYTNNFAGATTTSLFVIDHTTDKLYLQNPPNNGTLIEQGSLGINIDGATGFDIGSTSQKAYLVATTAGTTKIYTVNTTNGSTTSVANYPNAVRGFTIGLGF from the coding sequence ATGAAAAAACTATTCTACTTTTGTATGGCTACATTTGCTTTTGTCACGGTAATCTCTTGTGACGATGACGAAAATATGATGACGATGCCTGAAGAGCCTGTTACTGCTTTACCCAATGCAATGGTGTATGGGTTAACAGAAAATAATCAGTTGGTATCTTTTAATACCAACAATTCTTCAAACTTTGCTTCTACAAAATCTATCATGGGAATTCCGTCGGGAGAAAAATTAATGAGTATTGATTTCAGACCCGCTACCGGTGAATTGTATGCTGTATCCAATGCAAGCAAGTTTTATATTATCAATACTTCTACCGCCTCTAGCAGAGTTGTAAGTACAACATCTTTTTTACCTGTCATTTCAGGAACTGTGGCCTCTATTGATTTTAATCCCACTGTAGACAGAATCAGATTGGTGACCAATACGGGACAAAATCTACGTTTACATCCTGAAACAGGCGCTATCGCAGCTGTTGATACCAATATTGCAACCACTTCATCTATTATGGGCGTTGCATATACCAACAGCGTTTCGGGAGCAGCTTCTACAATTTTATACGATCTTGATGCTACTTCAGGAAAACTTTTTAAGCAAGACCCTCCAAATAATGGTACTTTAGTAGAAGTAGGTAGCTTAGGAATTACTTTTACAGGACAAGCTGCATTCGACATCAATCCTGATAATACTTTGGCAGTAATGGCGGCTACAACCGGTACACAAAATGTTTTATATACTGTAAATTTAGCCAACGGAAAAGCGACAAACATCGGAAATCTTTCACAAAAAGTAATCGATTTGGCAATTCCTACAAATCCTGTTGCATATGCAGTTGATAATTCTAATGCATTGCAAATTTTTAATCCTAATAATCCGCAACCTGTCACGAAAGCAATTACCGGGCTTCAATCTGGAGAAAATATTCTAGGAATTGATTTCAGACCTTTAAACGGGCAGCTTTATGCATTAGGAAGCTCAAGCAGAATTTATACTATTAATTTAGGAAATGGCGCGGCAACCGTTGTTGGAACACAGTTACCTACTCTACTGTCAGGGACAGAATTCGGTTTTGATTTTAATCCTACTGTTGATAAAATAAGAGTCGTAAGCAATACCGGACAGAATTTAAGATTAGATCCTGTTACCGGAGGAATTACCGCAACAGACGGCATAATTAATCCAGGAACGCCTACTTTAGGTGCAGCCGCATATACAAACAATTTTGCAGGCGCCACTACAACTTCACTTTTTGTGATTGATCATACAACCGACAAATTATATTTACAAAATCCGCCCAACAATGGAACTTTGATTGAGCAGGGATCTTTAGGCATCAATATCGACGGTGCCACTGGTTTCGATATCGGAAGCACAAGCCAAAAAGCTTATTTGGTAGCTACTACAGCCGGAACCACAAAGATTTATACAGTGAATACAACAAATGGTTCTACTACTTCTGTAGCCAATTACCCGAATGCTGTAAGAGGTTTTACAATTGGTTTAGGATTCTAA
- a CDS encoding efflux RND transporter permease subunit: protein MNKFIKNIISFSLKNKAFTFIWVAILAVAGFISFKNMPIEAFPDVTNTQIVIITQWDGRSAEEVERFVTTPIELAMSPVQKKTSVRSTTMFGLSIVKILFDDGVDDMFARNMVNNQLRNVSLPEGIDPEVQPPYGPTGEIFRYTLESKKKDSRELLTLQNWVIDRALRGVPGVADINVFGGQDKVFELSIDPRALDKYNLTPLQVYEAVTKSNLNVGGDVIEKNGQAYVVRGIGLVQSIDDIGNITIHNDSGNPILVKYVAEVHESSRPRVGQAGLNNQDDTVEGIVVMRKGENPREVLVGVKAKIKELNEKILPKDVKMVTFYDRDNLMDFTTETVMHNLMEGIILVTVIVLIFMADWRTTLIVSIIIPLSLLFAFLCLKIAGMSANLLSLGAVDFGIIIDGAVVMVEGIFVMLDHKAKKYGPERFNKLAKAGWIKQTGTGLGKAIFFSKLIIITSLIPIFSFQKVEGKMFSPLAFTLGFALLGALIFTLTLVPVLTHLLLNKNVREKNNPFVNFWDRIVLNGFKFTFKNKRLSLIISISFVAVTLFSGKFLGTEFLPQLNEGSLWITAEMPMSSSLKESLKTADILKKDIMSVPEVTDVLAQTGRSNDGTDPNGFGFVQFAVNLKPKDEWKRKISYEQLTEEIDKKLSNYQGITFNYSQPISDNVAEAVAGFKAENGIKIYGDNLQTLDELADKVLKSIKDVDGVRDAGIIKNIGQPEVNVVWDRNKMAAYGVMPEDAQTVLEMAFGGKTASEMYDGERKFPIRLRYSHEYRKDENDIASLMIPTQEGTMIPLKEVGNIEKNNGAAFIYRDDIKRYIGIKFSIRDRDLGGTIADAQKEVAKINLPEGYKVGWTGQFENQQRATARLTEVVPISILGIFFLLFILFGNMKDSLLVLANVPFALIGGIIALHVTKMNFGISAGVGMIALLGICIQNGVILITEFHQNIKDGLKLDEAVFNGVKSRTRPVIMTALMASIGLLPAALSTGIGSESQKPLAIVIIGGLITATILTLLIFPIIFWIFNRTKKTEEII, encoded by the coding sequence ATGAATAAATTCATAAAAAATATAATATCGTTTTCACTTAAAAACAAGGCTTTTACCTTTATTTGGGTTGCGATTTTGGCAGTTGCAGGATTTATAAGTTTCAAAAATATGCCGATTGAAGCTTTCCCCGATGTTACCAATACGCAAATCGTAATCATTACCCAATGGGATGGTAGAAGCGCTGAAGAAGTGGAACGTTTTGTCACCACACCGATTGAACTGGCGATGAGTCCGGTTCAGAAAAAAACAAGTGTGCGAAGTACCACAATGTTTGGGCTTTCAATTGTTAAAATTCTTTTTGATGACGGAGTTGATGATATGTTTGCCCGAAATATGGTCAACAATCAGCTTCGAAATGTAAGTCTTCCCGAAGGGATTGATCCCGAAGTACAGCCTCCTTACGGACCGACGGGAGAAATTTTCAGATATACTTTAGAAAGCAAGAAAAAAGATTCACGCGAACTTCTCACTTTACAGAATTGGGTCATCGACAGAGCGCTTCGTGGTGTTCCGGGAGTTGCAGATATTAATGTTTTTGGAGGTCAGGATAAAGTTTTTGAGTTGAGTATTGATCCGAGGGCTTTAGATAAATATAATTTAACTCCGCTGCAGGTGTATGAAGCAGTGACGAAAAGTAATTTAAATGTCGGTGGAGATGTTATCGAAAAAAACGGCCAAGCCTATGTTGTACGAGGAATTGGTTTGGTACAGTCGATAGACGATATTGGCAATATTACCATTCATAATGACAGCGGAAACCCTATTTTGGTAAAATATGTTGCTGAGGTTCATGAAAGTTCGCGACCGAGAGTGGGGCAGGCTGGATTAAACAATCAGGACGATACCGTAGAAGGAATTGTCGTGATGAGGAAAGGAGAGAATCCGCGTGAAGTTTTGGTGGGTGTGAAAGCTAAAATTAAAGAGCTTAACGAAAAAATTCTTCCGAAAGATGTAAAAATGGTCACCTTCTACGATCGTGATAATCTGATGGATTTTACCACAGAAACCGTGATGCATAATTTGATGGAGGGAATCATACTCGTTACGGTAATTGTGTTGATCTTTATGGCAGACTGGCGAACGACTTTAATTGTTTCCATTATTATTCCTCTGTCTTTGCTTTTTGCATTTTTATGTTTAAAAATAGCAGGAATGAGCGCCAATTTACTGTCATTGGGAGCGGTAGATTTCGGAATTATCATTGACGGAGCCGTCGTCATGGTTGAAGGAATTTTCGTAATGCTCGACCATAAAGCCAAAAAATACGGTCCTGAAAGATTTAATAAGCTCGCAAAAGCAGGCTGGATCAAACAAACCGGAACCGGTTTAGGAAAAGCTATTTTCTTTTCAAAATTAATTATTATCACCTCGTTAATTCCGATTTTCTCATTTCAGAAAGTGGAAGGTAAAATGTTTTCACCTTTAGCATTTACCCTTGGTTTTGCATTGTTGGGAGCTTTGATTTTTACTTTGACTTTGGTTCCTGTTTTAACGCATTTACTTTTAAATAAAAATGTAAGAGAGAAGAATAATCCGTTTGTAAATTTCTGGGACAGAATTGTGTTGAATGGTTTCAAATTTACATTTAAGAATAAAAGATTAAGCTTAATTATTTCTATTTCATTTGTAGCAGTAACTTTATTTTCAGGGAAATTTTTGGGAACAGAATTTTTACCTCAATTAAATGAAGGTTCACTTTGGATTACTGCAGAAATGCCGATGAGCTCATCTTTAAAAGAATCTTTGAAGACTGCCGATATTTTGAAGAAAGATATTATGAGCGTTCCTGAGGTAACCGATGTTTTGGCGCAAACCGGACGAAGCAACGACGGAACAGACCCGAATGGATTCGGATTTGTGCAGTTTGCCGTAAATCTTAAACCTAAAGATGAGTGGAAAAGAAAGATCAGCTATGAACAACTCACCGAAGAAATTGACAAAAAACTCAGCAATTATCAGGGAATAACATTTAATTATTCTCAGCCGATTTCTGATAACGTTGCTGAAGCGGTTGCCGGTTTTAAAGCTGAAAACGGAATTAAAATTTATGGTGACAATCTTCAGACTTTGGATGAACTCGCTGATAAAGTTTTAAAATCAATAAAAGATGTGGATGGAGTACGTGACGCCGGAATTATTAAAAATATCGGTCAGCCGGAAGTAAATGTGGTTTGGGACAGAAATAAAATGGCAGCGTATGGTGTAATGCCGGAAGATGCGCAAACTGTTCTGGAAATGGCTTTTGGTGGGAAAACAGCTTCGGAAATGTATGATGGTGAAAGAAAATTCCCGATTCGTTTAAGATATTCTCACGAATACAGAAAAGATGAAAACGATATTGCCTCATTGATGATTCCAACGCAGGAAGGAACGATGATTCCGCTAAAAGAAGTCGGGAATATTGAAAAAAATAATGGAGCAGCATTTATTTATCGTGATGATATCAAACGGTATATTGGAATTAAATTCTCGATTCGTGACCGTGATTTGGGAGGAACCATTGCTGATGCACAAAAAGAAGTGGCAAAAATTAATCTTCCGGAAGGATATAAAGTAGGCTGGACCGGTCAGTTTGAAAATCAACAAAGAGCAACAGCACGTTTAACAGAAGTAGTACCCATCAGTATTTTAGGGATATTTTTTCTGCTATTTATTCTTTTTGGAAACATGAAAGATTCACTTTTGGTTTTAGCGAATGTACCGTTTGCTTTAATTGGCGGAATTATCGCATTGCATGTGACCAAAATGAATTTCGGAATTTCTGCCGGAGTTGGGATGATTGCTTTACTGGGAATTTGCATTCAGAATGGAGTTATTTTAATAACAGAGTTCCATCAAAATATCAAAGATGGCCTCAAACTGGACGAAGCTGTTTTTAATGGAGTAAAATCTAGAACAAGACCCGTCATTATGACTGCTTTAATGGCATCGATCGGATTATTACCTGCAGCTTTGTCAACCGGAATTGGTTCTGAATCTCAAAAACCTTTAGCAATTGTCATTATCGGAGGTTTGATTACGGCAACCATTTTAACCTTATTAATCTTCCCCATTATCTTCTGGATCTTTAACCGAACAAAGAAGACAGAAGAAATTATTTAA
- a CDS encoding efflux RND transporter periplasmic adaptor subunit, which produces MKKIIIPLFSAFLLWSCSKPEIAKTPEPKGFELSNTMLESISTAKVENKNVEDSYSFYGKIAADANSYIDVFPLVGGNVMSVNVELGDYVRKGQVLATIRSTELAEVQKDVSDARTDLQVAKNNLRVAREMYEGKLNTERDVLEAKSQLQKAEDQMQRASAVSTVYNVKNGNIYSVLAPISGYIVHKDINKDMQLRSDRSENIFDVANTMNVWAIMNINEADIDKISLGMPAQVSTLSYPDKVFDGKIDKIFKIIDPETNAMQARVVLDNANGLLIPDSKATIKVSKSENKTALSIPSKAVIFDDDRSYVVVFKSRTDVKIKEIQVLKQLGEVTYISEGLSEGENVITNNQLLIYRSLKN; this is translated from the coding sequence ATGAAAAAAATAATTATACCCTTGTTTTCAGCTTTTCTTTTATGGTCATGCTCAAAACCTGAAATTGCAAAAACTCCCGAGCCAAAAGGTTTTGAACTGAGCAATACAATGCTCGAATCAATTTCCACTGCAAAAGTTGAGAATAAAAATGTAGAAGATTCTTACAGTTTTTACGGTAAAATTGCTGCAGATGCCAATTCATATATCGATGTTTTCCCTTTAGTCGGAGGAAATGTGATGAGTGTAAACGTGGAATTGGGTGACTATGTAAGAAAAGGACAGGTTTTGGCAACCATAAGAAGTACAGAACTGGCAGAAGTACAAAAAGATGTAAGCGATGCAAGAACAGATTTGCAAGTTGCTAAAAACAATCTTCGTGTTGCAAGAGAAATGTATGAAGGAAAGCTGAATACAGAAAGAGATGTTCTGGAAGCAAAAAGCCAGCTTCAGAAAGCAGAAGACCAAATGCAGAGAGCATCTGCAGTAAGTACGGTTTACAATGTGAAGAACGGAAATATTTACAGTGTTTTGGCACCAATCAGCGGTTATATTGTTCATAAAGACATCAATAAAGATATGCAGTTGAGAAGCGACAGAAGTGAAAATATTTTTGATGTTGCCAATACCATGAATGTCTGGGCCATTATGAATATCAATGAAGCGGATATCGACAAAATAAGTCTTGGAATGCCTGCTCAGGTTTCCACACTTTCTTATCCTGATAAAGTTTTTGACGGGAAAATTGATAAAATATTCAAAATTATCGATCCTGAAACCAATGCAATGCAGGCAAGAGTTGTTCTCGATAACGCCAACGGATTGTTGATTCCGGATAGTAAAGCAACAATCAAAGTTTCGAAGTCTGAAAATAAAACTGCTCTTTCTATTCCTTCAAAAGCCGTGATTTTTGATGATGACAGAAGTTATGTTGTGGTTTTCAAATCGAGAACTGATGTAAAGATTAAAGAAATTCAGGTTTTAAAACAGCTTGGTGAGGTCACTTATATTTCAGAAGGCCTTTCGGAAGGTGAGAACGTAATTACCAATAATCAGCTGTTAATCTATCGCTCTCTAAAAAATTAA
- a CDS encoding TolC family protein: MNKIAGLLVAISSMISAQQQMSLLECENAFRQNNLQLLAEQYSINMADADILQAKIWELPQMSGYINGYNPQDRRFLDAGRAKGFEVTQLIYMGGKKKNEIAFAKSNKELAQLQFSQLLVELRTQLHTNYYNLYYEKLKLENTNKQLGYMNDLLKAYKVQSAKGNVSLKDEVRLQSIVIQLNNDKVNINKNLLKFEQNLKVLTGITENIEPEISEEEAKLVLTAQPFGDDDELKRKALENNADYLFILKLIDNSKLYAQWQKSLNVPDLNVGAEYDQASGTFNNEINLKVGIPIPLWKSNKGNVEKANYAIKQNQKNAEFQKLNLETKVQSAFQIWKTQYDQLAEIKSTDLSNLDLVYDGMLKNFRNGNISLIEFTDFMESYRQTALQIYDMKNDLMESAIQLNQLVQTKIFY, translated from the coding sequence ATGAACAAAATTGCAGGACTGCTCGTGGCGATTTCTTCGATGATATCAGCGCAGCAGCAAATGTCGCTTTTGGAGTGCGAAAATGCCTTTCGGCAAAACAACCTTCAGCTTCTTGCCGAGCAATACAGCATCAATATGGCAGATGCAGATATTTTGCAGGCGAAAATATGGGAACTTCCGCAGATGAGTGGTTATATCAACGGATATAATCCCCAAGACCGTAGATTTTTAGACGCAGGAAGAGCCAAAGGTTTCGAAGTTACCCAACTGATTTATATGGGTGGTAAAAAGAAAAATGAAATCGCTTTTGCGAAATCTAATAAAGAGCTAGCGCAATTACAGTTTTCACAACTTTTGGTAGAATTGAGAACACAGCTTCACACCAATTATTATAATCTTTACTACGAGAAACTGAAACTTGAAAATACCAATAAGCAATTAGGGTATATGAACGATCTTTTGAAGGCATACAAAGTACAGTCTGCAAAAGGAAATGTTTCGCTGAAAGATGAGGTGAGACTTCAAAGCATCGTTATTCAGTTGAATAATGATAAAGTAAATATCAATAAAAATCTTTTGAAGTTTGAGCAGAATCTGAAAGTGCTTACCGGAATTACAGAAAATATCGAGCCTGAGATTTCAGAAGAAGAAGCCAAACTGGTTTTAACGGCACAGCCTTTCGGTGATGACGATGAATTGAAAAGAAAAGCGCTCGAAAACAATGCAGATTATTTATTTATTCTAAAACTGATTGATAATTCTAAATTATATGCGCAGTGGCAAAAATCGTTGAATGTTCCCGATTTGAATGTCGGTGCAGAATACGATCAGGCTTCAGGTACTTTTAATAATGAAATTAATCTGAAGGTCGGAATTCCGATTCCATTATGGAAAAGCAATAAAGGAAATGTAGAAAAGGCCAATTACGCCATCAAGCAGAATCAGAAAAATGCAGAATTCCAAAAACTCAATTTAGAAACGAAAGTACAATCTGCATTTCAGATCTGGAAAACTCAATACGATCAGTTAGCGGAGATAAAATCTACAGACTTAAGTAATCTTGATCTTGTTTATGACGGAATGCTTAAAAATTTCAGAAACGGAAATATCAGTCTGATCGAGTTTACAGATTTCATGGAAAGCTATCGCCAAACCGCACTGCAGATTTATGATATGAAAAATGATTTGATGGAATCTGCCATTCAGCTCAATCAATTAGTACAAACCAAAATCTTCTATTAA
- a CDS encoding sensor histidine kinase, with amino-acid sequence MSLKRKIALTLSVSFSLLFGVVLIIIYISFNDFRREEFKDRFVRRLGFTTNFISKSKNFENEAPIFFNENSDNFLLNETILIFNGNKELIYSTIKDQKVTWNKELLTELDKKKDIYNEETVPEVYAALKNINGENYYILTSAYDTNGKSKLEYLKYLLITAFITCTLLIGFFSYYFMGKFLQPLEDLNKEISEVTAHKLTTQIPVEQSNDEISILAKSFNTMIVRLNDVFQSQKDFTASASHEIRTPITRMAFQLENLIKLEQHSPETLSALKQMLKDVYQLSDLTNSLLLLTKFDKENIQTIYEEVRIDEVIFESFDHVQKSYPNLKMDFLIFEETQENAFLTINGVQSLLDIVFINLLKNAAVYSDNADVKILITENETHLSVDVFSEGNTISEEEQPKLFEAFMRGNNSQNISGSGLGLRIAKRILEYHNANIQYNSPFENMNKFSVIFNK; translated from the coding sequence ATGTCTTTAAAAAGAAAGATTGCGCTTACCTTAAGTGTTTCGTTTTCCCTACTTTTTGGGGTTGTTTTGATTATTATTTATATTTCGTTCAATGATTTCCGTAGGGAAGAGTTTAAAGACCGATTTGTAAGGCGATTAGGGTTTACTACCAATTTTATTTCAAAATCTAAAAATTTTGAGAACGAAGCGCCTATCTTTTTTAATGAAAATTCTGATAATTTCCTTCTCAATGAAACGATCTTGATTTTTAATGGTAACAAAGAACTTATTTACAGCACGATTAAAGATCAAAAAGTTACCTGGAATAAAGAACTTCTTACCGAGCTCGACAAGAAAAAAGATATTTACAACGAAGAAACGGTTCCGGAAGTGTATGCCGCTTTAAAAAACATCAACGGAGAAAACTATTACATTCTCACCAGCGCCTACGATACCAACGGAAAATCGAAGCTTGAGTATTTGAAATACCTTTTGATTACCGCTTTTATTACCTGCACTTTGCTGATCGGTTTTTTCAGTTATTATTTTATGGGAAAATTTCTTCAGCCTTTGGAAGATTTGAACAAAGAAATTTCTGAGGTTACGGCTCATAAACTTACAACACAAATCCCGGTGGAGCAGTCGAATGACGAGATAAGTATTCTGGCAAAGTCTTTTAATACGATGATTGTACGATTAAATGATGTTTTTCAGTCGCAAAAAGATTTTACGGCAAGTGCATCCCACGAAATCAGGACGCCGATTACAAGAATGGCTTTTCAGCTGGAAAATTTAATTAAACTCGAGCAGCATTCTCCTGAAACTCTTTCCGCTCTGAAACAGATGTTGAAAGATGTATATCAATTGTCTGATCTTACAAATTCACTTTTACTTCTCACAAAATTCGATAAAGAAAATATTCAGACCATTTATGAAGAAGTAAGAATAGATGAAGTGATTTTTGAATCATTTGACCATGTACAAAAAAGTTATCCTAATCTTAAAATGGATTTTCTCATTTTTGAAGAAACACAGGAAAATGCTTTTTTAACGATCAACGGTGTTCAGTCACTTTTAGATATTGTCTTTATTAATTTATTGAAAAACGCTGCAGTCTATTCTGATAATGCTGATGTGAAAATTTTAATTACCGAAAATGAGACTCATCTTTCTGTAGATGTATTTTCAGAAGGGAATACCATTTCCGAAGAAGAGCAGCCAAAACTTTTTGAAGCTTTTATGCGCGGAAACAATTCTCAGAATATTTCCGGCTCCGGTCTTGGACTTAGAATTGCAAAAAGAATTTTAGAATACCATAATGCAAATATTCAATACAATTCTCCTTTTGAAAACATGAATAAGTTTAGTGTGATTTTTAATAAATAA